The candidate division WOR-3 bacterium sequence TGCCCTTGATGCGCCTGACCGCCCAGAAAAAACTGCACTCAGCGCCGAGCGGGTCTCCTTACCCTTTGCCATTGACAACACCCCGCCGGTAATTTCGGAGATAGGTGTCTCGGGCAACCGCGCATCCTGGAAAGTATCGGACAACCTCTCAACTATCGTTGCCTGCCGCATCTCAATCAATGCCGGTGACTGGCAGCCCTTGGAACCTGAGGACGGCATCTTTGACTCATCTGAAGAGCGCTTCTCAACTACATTTGCACCCATTAAAGGAATAAACACCATCGCGGTTTGGGCAACCGATGCTCAGGGCAACGCTGTTACCCGGCGCGCAAGTTTCACCAGCCGCTAAATCAGCCCCGCCTTTTTAAACGCCCTCTCCAGGCGCCGCACCTCAGAATGGTGGGTCATATCCAGATGCAGGGGCGTAACCGAAATATAGCCTGAATAGACCGCCTCAAAATCAGAACCCCTTGTCTGGGCAAAACCCATCTCACCGTCAATCGTATAGCAGACACCGCCATCCGGCAAAACCCCCTTAATCGCCATATCCTTATAGATTCTCTTGCCCAGCCTTGTCACCCGCACCCCTTTGATCTCCCCTGCCGGGATATTCACATTCAAGAGGCACTTTTTTGGCAAGAGCCCTTTCAAAAGCAGGGGCACAAGTTGGTGAAGGAAATCCCTTGCCGCCTTAAAATTTTTCCCATCCTCAAGATAGGAAACCGCCACCGCCGGTATCCCCAAAAGCGCCGCCTCAATCGCTGCCGCCACCGTGCCCGAATACAAAACATCATCCCCAAGGTTGGCGCTGTCATTTATCCCGGAGAGGACCAGACCGATTGAGCGCCGGAAGATGCCGTGATGCGATATGAGCACGCAGTCGGTTGGTGTGCCCAGAACCGCAAACCAGCCCGGCCTTCTCCTTTCCACCACAATCGGCTTGCGCAGGGAAAAGGAGTGGCTTGCCGCAGACTGATTTTTTGCCGGTGCCACCACAAACCTCTTGCCCAGCCCCCTGGTGGCAACAAACAAATCCCTTAAACCCCTTGCCTCAATCCCGTCATCATTGGTGAGAACAATCAAAGGCTTTTCCATCTCGCACCTGCTAATAAAATCACCGCCCAATTTTACTCCT is a genomic window containing:
- the surE gene encoding 5'/3'-nucleotidase SurE — encoded protein: MGGDFISRCEMEKPLIVLTNDDGIEARGLRDLFVATRGLGKRFVVAPAKNQSAASHSFSLRKPIVVERRRPGWFAVLGTPTDCVLISHHGIFRRSIGLVLSGINDSANLGDDVLYSGTVAAAIEAALLGIPAVAVSYLEDGKNFKAARDFLHQLVPLLLKGLLPKKCLLNVNIPAGEIKGVRVTRLGKRIYKDMAIKGVLPDGGVCYTIDGEMGFAQTRGSDFEAVYSGYISVTPLHLDMTHHSEVRRLERAFKKAGLI